ATTAAATATCCACACACAGGCGCAAGAATGCCGCTACCTTTTTCTAAATCTCTGTTCAACAGCATCAGCGTTGGCGGATTCTTAGCTTGCATGAGCTTTGGGCATATTCTCGGCTTCTTGCTCACGCTCGGATTTGCGAATACCGCACTGAAATAGAGTGGAGCGGGAATAGAGTGGATCGGGGCGATCG
This genomic window from Cyanobacteria bacterium FACHB-DQ100 contains:
- a CDS encoding photosystem I reaction center subunit X gives rise to the protein MLNLVAAAFQQPPSGNLWNWQGTPFIVGACLLVLLIGSRTIKYPHTGARMPLPFSKSLFNSISVGGFLACMSFGHILGFLLTLGFANTALK